cactgtgtttttttgagtaaattttaagtttttaagtgcgcctaatagtgcggaaaatacgataatttgtttttttaagtctgTGGAGGATCCGCTTTATCCATGGGGCAGATGTGAAGGTAAGGTCTTACATGAATGTTCTTTTTGGGGGCAGTTGTGTAACGGCCTGTCAACTGTGGGCATGTGACGCTCTTAGAGGCGTTTCTGTGATTAAGAGTTATTGTGACGTATGAAACAGTCCAACCAGTTGCAGAAACTTTGTTTATTGTGAAAAtaaggaaaggaaagggaagagagagaaaggggcAGGACTGTTACAGCAGGAAAGTATGACCGACGAGGACGGACAGCCCGAACGGGGCAGTGGTTGAGCAATTGGTGGAATCGGTAAGTGACAGGAGTTGGAACGCGGCTAAGTGTTCACAAGGTAAAGGGCAAGCAGGAAGGCAGAAAGGCAGGCAGGTGGATAGACAGGCAGGAAGGCAGCCAGGTGGGCAGGTAGGCGATATCAAGGCAAGGGCACAGGCATCGTCGCGTTAGGCAGGGCACAGCGAAATCATAGTTGCGTACAGGCAGgattttcccctaattttTGCTGGTGCAATTTATATTCAGATGCGTCTTTTAGTCCAGAAATTATGAGAAATAAACAGAGGCTCAGtgagcaacattttttaatgaaagtaCAGCTGGACTGCTGCCTATGTGATGGGAAACTGGGACGATTATTTAGAAAAAGGGAAAAGGGAAGTGGTGTAACGAGAGTCCGGGAGGGGCAGCAGGTAGGCAGGGAAGCAGGTTGACAGAATTGCAGGCAGgtgggcaggcaggcagggaggTGAGCAGGCAGATAGGTGGGTGGATAGAcaagcgggcgggcgggcgggcgggcgggcaggcaggcaggcaagagGAGAACAGGCCAGGGGAACAGGCATCGTCGGATTAGGCAGGGCACAGCGAAGTACAGGCAATAGTGGTCAGGCCAGTCGGGATCAATCGTGGTCGGTTCAGCCAATCGAGGTCGGGATCAATCGTGGTCGTGTAAGGCAATCGAGGTCAGGCCACTTGAAAACATGTCAGCTTTCCGAATGTTCTCCAGGTTTCTCTTTTGAAGTAGCCCATAAAAACTCAGGATAAAACGATTTGAACACATCTTTAATTCCTTAAAGGCATTTTCATCAGGTCGGGATCAAACGTAATGAGGTCAGGCAGGGTCAGTAATGGAGCTCAGTTTGGGGAACAGCCAGCCAGCGAACAGGAATGGGTAGCAACGCAGAGGAACTGACAGGGAGTGGTGACAGAAAGCATTTAAATACACGCCCTGATGAACCTGTAACAAGGAACATGGGGCAGGCAATGAGCGCTGATTAGCACAGGGGTGTGGCCGCTGGCCATGTGTGTGGCGGAAAGTTACCGAGCAGGGTGCAGGTGGAGTGGAGACGTGATAGGTGATGGGAGAAACTTATCAACGTTTCATAGTTTTCACAGTGTTTGACTGACTGCatcccaaacaaaaacatatctGCTGAGACAACTTGAGAGCCACCCTGTAGTCCACATGGTTTCTGGGAACTGTCTGAGAGCAAGGCTTGATTTACAGTAGAATCTAAAGGTAGAAGAGGTACACCCTAAAAAGTGACAACTTGGATCACGTGGATCACATATTCAGTTCAGTGAAGGAAAATGTAACAAGCAGGTATTGTCTTTTCAAAAACTAAGACATACGGAGCACTCCCTTCTTCATTATCACAAGCTGTAAATCTTAAGCCAAACATGATTTCTGGTTGACAAAAGGGTGGTCCTCATATATTTAGTTGAGGAAAGCTTCCAAATTTTTCAACATCACATAAGCTGTAATGTTGATGACTGACTTGTTTGTTAACATAACAGTCTATATCTGTACCTTCTTTCTGGACCAGAGGTTAGCAGTCATTAGGACTACAAAGAGCTAAGCTATAAAAGTTCACATACGTATGTAAAAATTCCTTTTGATTTAGAAAAGGGAACAAAAcaactgtcaaaaaaaaaggcatctcAGTACAAACGGAAAAGAATAAGTAAATATGACACGCTCGACATTTGGTTTGACAAAATCGGTAAGGAGTGTTTGGACAAAGGGAAGAAAATAGAGCTGGAGTGGGAAATTAATTGTGGCTGGGAAGCAGCTGGAAAGACTGTCTTAGTTGTCAAAGTATGTCCACATGTGCAAGCATCTGGTTTGGTGACATCGTAGCAGTCTAAAATGCATGCCTGTCACTGGCCTACCTTTACCGTTGACATGTACTTCGACAGGCTCTTTCAACACACCCAACCACGGAAATGCCATGTGAAGTGTGTGCTCTGTCAACATTTGGAGATGAATTTGGGAGCTGATCAGGAGAAGACTGAATGGAACCCTGGCCTGTGTGTGCTGGGCGCACTCAGGATGTGGAAAGCTCAAAGGAAATGAACTGGTTGAGTCTCTCCAGGTGTTGCACATTGAGTTCAATGTCATTATGATAGCCAGAGGGGCTCGATGGTACGTGGGCAGCGCTTGTACATGGCTAAACCATGGGAGACGTCTATCACTTCATCCTCTGTACCATGTATCACCAACACTGGGGATACCTCCTTGGGCACTTTCTTGATATTATGCAGAGCAAAGAGATAAAGATTTGTGCTTAGATTTTTAGCAAAGCAAGCACAAAGTTGCCCGTCTTCAATGTTATCCTTCTGCCAGTAGTCCGTCTTCAATATTATCATTCTGCAATGCTTGACTATGATCAACAATGGTTCTctcaaaaaaatcttaaatgaCAATTTGAATGATGAAGTACAAGATTAAAGATCCGCCACTCCGAATAATTCACTACCACCCATGTAAACAGCTCCAGACATTGTATTACAATATTACAAAGTGTTGCGCTGAAAATATTATTACTTCAAGTTACTTTACTGGTCATTCCAGTAGGGCTGACACAATTGTTTTTAGAATCTAGGAATGACAGAGGAGTTCAAGGTGGAGGTGAGACTGCATCAAGGATGAGCTCTGAGCCCCATCTTGTCTGCGATGGTGATGGACAGGCTGACAGATGAGGTCAGACAGGAATCTCCATGGACCATGATGTTCGCAGATGACATTGTGATCTGTAGTGAGAGTAGGGAGCAGGTGGAAGGAAATCTAGAGGTGGAGGTATGCCCTGGAAAGGAGGGGAATGAAGATTGGCCGAAAGAAGACAGCATACGTGTGTGTAAATGAGAGGGATCCAAGTGGAATGGTGAGGCTACAGGGAGTAGAGATCCAGAAGGTAGAGGATTTGAAGTACTTAGGGTCAACAGTCCAGAGCAACGGAGAGTGTGGAAAAGAGGTGAAGAAGCGCATCCAAGCAGCGTGG
The window above is part of the Syngnathus acus chromosome 3, fSynAcu1.2, whole genome shotgun sequence genome. Proteins encoded here:
- the abhd17c gene encoding LOW QUALITY PROTEIN: alpha/beta hydrolase domain-containing protein 17C (The sequence of the model RefSeq protein was modified relative to this genomic sequence to represent the inferred CDS: inserted 2 bases in 1 codon; substituted 1 base at 1 genomic stop codon), translating into MLVCCTHNSCCGLGMCTFHTGLGSRINYSMFSYDYLGYGVSTGKPSEKNMYADIEAAWEVLRNKXVGTIQDNIEDGQLCACFAKNLSTNLYLFALHNIKKVPKEVSPVLVIHGTEDEVIDVSHGLAMYKRCPRTIEPLWLXHNDIELNVQHLERLNQFISFELSTS